Within the Blastocatellia bacterium genome, the region TTGTAATTGTAATCTAGATTCTAACTCATCACTCATCACTCATCACTAAAGCTCCGACAGGGCTTCGTTCAGCCATTCATCAGTCAGGCGGTCTTCGAGCTCGCGCATCGCGAGACGATAGCGCCCGACAAGCAGGCGCTCGCGGGCGCGCGGCATGAGGGGAGGGAAGCGGTCTTCGATAGACGGACTGCGCTCCGGGCCGCGCCCAATGAAGTAGTCAACGGTTTCTCTGAGCGCCTGCGAATAAGGCGTCGGCTTGAACGCTAAATCGTTACGCGCTGCGCCGGTGTCAATCGTCAGGATGGCATCGCCCGAATAGTAGGGGAAGTGTTGCAGGTTGAATCCCAGCCGTTCGAGCAGCCCAGCCGGGATGTGCTCGACTTCGGCCTCAACGCCGGCAATCGCGGCAATGGCGGCGATGTGGTCGTTAATGCTGACCGCTTCGGCTTGCGCGACGGAATAAGCGCCGCCCGCGACATCGATTGCCGTCAGCGCATCAGCGAGCACGGCGGCAAGGTCTTTGACATAAATGGCCCAGATCGGCGTCGCGCCGCTGCCGGCGACGATGACCGGATCGCCGGCGACCATGCGCTTCAGAAAATAGTTCTCACGCGATAGGTAATCGCGCGGCCCGATGACCGCCGGCGGGCGCAGGCTGATGAACGGAAAGCCATTGCGCGCATGCGCCCAGCGCAGGGCGCGCTCGCATTCGGCTTTGTTATAGCCATAGGCGAAACTCGGGTCGGTAACCAGCGGGCTGTTTTCGTTAAAGGGCTGCGCCGGCACCACCTGGCAGGCCGACAGCGAGCTGAGATGGACGAAGCGCTCGACGCGCCCATCAAAGGCATTGATGACGGCTTGCGTCTCTTCGCGGGTATAGGCGTTGATGTCAATGACGGCGTCAAAGCGGGCGGCGCGCAACGCTTCAATGTCTGTGGGCTGATGGCGGTCGCCCTTGATATGGCGCACCGCTGCGGGCAGATGCGAGGGAGTCTCGCCGCGCGCCAGGATGGCGACTTCATGACCGCGCCGCAGCAATTCTTCAACCGCGTGCGTGCCGATGTAGCCAGTCCCGCCGATGACGAGAACGTTCATTCGATTTTGGATTTTGGATTTTAGTTTTTAGATTGAGGAACCGGACAGCGGCCCGCGTTTAATGAGACGCGGGCCGCGTAATCCAAAATCCAAAATCTAAAATCTAAAATCGGTTAGGGGTTGCGCAGCACTTTCGATTCGCCGTTCTTCTTATCCTTGCCCTTCTTGTCTTTGCTGGTTGAAGACGGCGTCGCTTTCTGATCTGTAGGTGTGCCCGGCTTGACTTCGACGTCCTGGCCAGGCTGGCCGGTGCGGCGCGGGCGCGTGTCGACCGTATTGGTGGTGGTCGAAGCGGCGGGCGTCACCGGGCCGGTCGCTTTCTGCCCGCTCAGCTCGCGAGCGCGGGCGACCAGCTCATCGGTCTTCAGATCGCGGTCGATGAGAACGCCTTTGTCGGAGGTGTCAATGCGCGGCCCAAAGAGCAGCCCGGCGAAGCGCGCCGGCATGCTCTTGTTATCGGGGCCGGGCTCGGCCATCTTTGCCGGGTCGGCTTCGGGAACCGGCTTGCCCCACTTCTTCAAGGTCTCTTTGGCGCGCTCGGCATAGTCGGATTTCGGAAAGCTGCTGACCAGTCGCTGGAGGTTCTGGCTCGCCGTCTCGGTGTCTTCCTGTAGCTCAAGCGCCCGCGCGTGCAGCCACAGGGCTTCGTCGAAGCGCGTGAAGTTGGGATACTTGCTCAATATCTCTTCGGTGCGCCCCTGCGCCGCCGTCGGCGATTGACGGATGTCGAAATAGAAACGCGCCACCTTGAGCTCGTGCATGGCAAGGACTTCCTGCAC harbors:
- a CDS encoding NAD-dependent epimerase/dehydratase family protein — encoded protein: MNVLVIGGTGYIGTHAVEELLRRGHEVAILARGETPSHLPAAVRHIKGDRHQPTDIEALRAARFDAVIDINAYTREETQAVINAFDGRVERFVHLSSLSACQVVPAQPFNENSPLVTDPSFAYGYNKAECERALRWAHARNGFPFISLRPPAVIGPRDYLSRENYFLKRMVAGDPVIVAGSGATPIWAIYVKDLAAVLADALTAIDVAGGAYSVAQAEAVSINDHIAAIAAIAGVEAEVEHIPAGLLERLGFNLQHFPYYSGDAILTIDTGAARNDLAFKPTPYSQALRETVDYFIGRGPERSPSIEDRFPPLMPRARERLLVGRYRLAMRELEDRLTDEWLNEALSEL
- the bamD gene encoding outer membrane protein assembly factor BamD produces the protein MKAVKISILALALTLAFTACGGKPKSKITLEEAKGPGRDAELFRDATDAARKGNFDQGRILWNTMINTYTDSPMIKMAKLSIADTYYLQGGSKSLAQAEVEYRDWIQFFPDDPLAPEVMMKMAEIHLKQVQAPDRDITQARQAERQLKEMMRRYPNSSKKERTEQLMNEVQEVLAMHELKVARFYFDIRQSPTAAQGRTEEILSKYPNFTRFDEALWLHARALELQEDTETASQNLQRLVSSFPKSDYAERAKETLKKWGKPVPEADPAKMAEPGPDNKSMPARFAGLLFGPRIDTSDKGVLIDRDLKTDELVARARELSGQKATGPVTPAASTTTNTVDTRPRRTGQPGQDVEVKPGTPTDQKATPSSTSKDKKGKDKKNGESKVLRNP